From the Neoarius graeffei isolate fNeoGra1 chromosome 1, fNeoGra1.pri, whole genome shotgun sequence genome, one window contains:
- the LOC132881637 gene encoding uncharacterized protein LOC132881637, translating into MTSTNGCHQTVTQIVYRSATVKCTALWTKASRSTVASKTVDEIRGKKIIVPTSTRWHSYHDALSRIIDIPAQDLNTLCTRLDCRAPTERKHLFLKEYCTVLKPLTVALDILQGEDNCYYGSLLPTLEILMTRTLALQNGLSRMTAGLPGVIVQAIKTQFAPVLESSEALLSALTLPKFKVRWIGAAERREEARALLVAECRTIPQDAEPAENKNQEVAAHSSANEKDFFSFDDEEDEIMSFSTDAEVLEYMRSGSELGVLNRFPRVKAVFMKCNTATPSSAPVERLFSLGGLVLTPRRNRLSDKRFERLLLMRYNHTFCADLE; encoded by the exons ATGACATCGACAAATGGCTGTCATCAAACAGTGACTCAAATTGTGTACAGGAGTGCCACAGTGAAGTGCACTGCTCTTTGGACAAAGGCAAGCCGTTCTACCGTGGCTTCTAAGACTGTCGATGAAATACGTGGGAAAAAAATTATTGTGCCTACATCAACAAGGTGGCATTCATACCACGATGCCTTGTCCCGTATCATTGACATACCGGCCCAGGATTTGAATACGCTTTGTACGAGACTGGACTGCAGAGCCCCGACAGAGCGCAAACACCTATTTCTAAAAGAATACTGCACTGTTTTGAAACCGCTGACGGTAGCACTTGACATCTTGCAAGGCGAAGATAACTGTTACTATGGGAGTCTTCTACCAACCTTGGAGATCCTGATGACCAGGACGCTGGCTCTTCAAAATGGACTCTCGAGGATGACCGCAGGCCTACCGGGGGTAATTGTACAG GCTATCAAGACACAATTTGCACCAGTGTTGGAGAGCAGCGAAGCTTTATTGTCTGCCTTGACGTTGCCGAAATTTAAAGTACGATGGATAGGGGCAGCGGAGCGGAGAGAAGAAGCACGTGCGCTTCTCGTCGCGGAGTGTCGCACTATACCACAGGATGCAGAGCCGGCCGAGAATAAAAACCAAGAAGTTGCCGCACACAGCAGTGCCAATGAGAAggactttttttcttttgatgatgaggaggatgaaATCATGTCCTTTAGCACAGATGCAGAGGTACTTGAGTACATGAGGTCAGGCTCAGAGTTAGGAGTCCTCAACCGTTTCCCCCGagtgaaagctgtgttcatgaaatGCAACACTGCCACACCATCCAGTGCACCAGTGGAAAGGCTGTTCAGCCTGGGAGGTCTTGTGCTGACCCCCAGAAGAAACAGACTTTCCGATAAACGTTTTGAAAGACTACTCCTGATGAGGTATAATCACACATTTTGTGCTGATCTAGAATAA